One Malania oleifera isolate guangnan ecotype guangnan chromosome 9, ASM2987363v1, whole genome shotgun sequence DNA segment encodes these proteins:
- the LOC131164515 gene encoding protein SPIRAL1-like 5, which yields MTYYTNSTQLQKRKLAAMSRGGSYGGGQSSLGYLFGSGEQQPSAPPAMPPAVNSPPYGIDTDTEKPPNINPSPSEKKNVSNNYHRAQGQNSGNFITDRPSTKVKSVPGGDSSLGYLFGDKQ from the exons ATGACATATTATACAAACAGTACTCAACTTCAGAAGAGGAAGCTAGCAGCCATGAGTAGAGGTGGAAGCTACGGCGGCGGCCAGAGTTCCTTGGGCTACTTGTTCGGTTCCGGCGAGCAGCAACCAAGTGCACCCCCAGCCATGCCACCCGCTGTCAATTCGCCGCCCTATGGTATCGATACCGACACTGAGAAGCCACCAAACATTAATCCTTCCCCTTCAGAGAAGAAAAATGTTTCCAACAACTACCATAGAGCTCAAGGCCAGAATTCAGGAAACTTCATTACT gatCGTCCATCAACAAAGGTTAAATCAGTGCCTGGGGGAGATTCTTCTCTGGGGTACTTGTTTGGAGATAAGCAGTGA